A stretch of Prunus dulcis chromosome 6, ALMONDv2, whole genome shotgun sequence DNA encodes these proteins:
- the LOC117629859 gene encoding CBS domain-containing protein CBSX6 has protein sequence MASVFLFHVVGDLTVGKPEMVELCETETMEAAIKAIGESMECGIPVWKKKSHVGMVENDEMRQQRFVGILNSLDIVAFFAKSECLEDHDKALKTPVSDVVVPNNSLLRQVDPATRLIDALEMMKHGVKRLLVRKSVVWKGMSKRFSVIYSGKWLKNMDTSGSSNSLSANRPSSSSATSTRDKFCCLSREDVIRFLIGCLGALAPIPLSSISTLGAINANYQFVEASSAAIEATHKLPEDPSAVAVVEHTVEDQYKIIGEISASKLWKCDYLAAAWALANLSAGQFVMGVEDNASSRSLPDISVNQIAGNNNVANGGGSTKPKKFSSRSIGFSPASASLGVSRSMYRGRSAPLTCKVTSSLAAVMAQMLSHRATHVWVTEDESDDILVGVVGYADIMAAVTKQPAPITPAPGRSTEGNEIHN, from the exons ATGGCATCGGTGTTTCTTTTCCATGTTGTGGGTGATCTAACGGTGGGGAAGCCAGAGATGGTGGAACTGTGTGAGACGGAGACGATGGAGGCTGCGATAAAAGCGATCGGAGAGTCGATGGAATGTGGTATACCGgtatggaagaagaaatcacatgtgggtatggttgaaaacGATGAAATGAGGCAGCAGAGGTTTGTGGGCATCCTCAATTCCCTCGACATTGTTGCTTTCTTTGCTAAAAGTGAGTGTCTGGAGGATCATGATAAGGCTTTGAAGACTCCGGTGTCTGATGTTGTTGTTCCAAATAATTCTTTGCTGAGGCAGGTTGATCCTGCGACAAG GTTGATAGATGCACTGGAGATGATGAAGCATGGTGTAAAGCGTCTTCTTGTTCGAAAGAGTGTTGTATGGAAAGGCATGAGCAAACGTTTCTCGGTTATCTATAGTGGTAAGTGGCTCAAGAACATGGATACTAGTGGCAGCAGCAATAGCCTTTCTGCCAATCGGCCTTCCTCATCTTCCGCTACCAGTACCCGCGACAAGTTTTGCTGTCTCTCAAGAGAAGATGTTATTCGTTTCCTGATTGGCTGCCTAGGTGCCCTAGCTCCTATTCCTCTCTCCTCTATCTCCACTCTTGGAGCCATTAACGCAAACTACCAGTTTGTTGAAGCCTCGTCTGCAGCCATTGAAGCCACTCATAAGCTTCCTGAAGACCCTAGTGCAGTTGCTGTTGTCGAACACACAGTGGAAGATCAGTACAAGATTATTGGAGAGATATCTGCCTCCAAACTATGGAAATGTGATTACTTAGCTGCAGCATGGGCTTTAGCTAATCTCTCAGCTGGACAGTTTGTCATGGGAGTTGAGGATAATGCGTCCTCAAGATCACTGCCAGATATCTCTGTAAATCAAATTGCTGGAAATAATAATGTGGCTAATGGTGGTGGGTCAACAAAGCCGAAAAAGTTCAGTAGCAGGAGTATAGGGTTCAGTCCTGCGAGCGCAAGCTTGGGAGTGAGTAGAAGCATGTATAGAGGCAGAAGCGCACCATTGACCTGTAAGGTTACAAGTTCATTGGCAGCAGTCATGGCTCAGATGTTGTCTCACAGGGCAACCCATGTGTGGGTGACTGAGGATGAAAGTGATGATATCTTAGTTGGAGTGGTGGGTTATGCGGATATTATGGCTGCTGTGACCAAACAACCAGCCCCCATTACCCCTGCACCAGGGCGGTCGACAGAGGGTAATGAGATTCACAATTGA